A genome region from bacterium includes the following:
- the dnaX gene encoding DNA polymerase III subunit gamma/tau, with protein MAYLALARKWRPQQFDQVVGQEHVSRTLVNAIGKDRLAHAYLFTGPRGIGKTTIARIFAKSINCLESEGPTVSPCDRCASCRDIMDGVSLDVLEIDAASNRGIDEIRDLRQSAQFAPAVSRYKVYIVDEVHMLTREAFNALLKILEEPPAHVIFCLATTDPQKLPPTIISRCQRFDLRKLAERSLTGRLREILERDGIAYEDEALRLVAANADGGMRDAESILDQLLAYCGDRVTAEATLELLGLVPARILAEVAAAVASGDIRAVLSQAAEIFNQGWSIPTFTAMLVSAFRDLLVFKASGDEDALAVLPAENARELSERFRLPQLEYILEELLRFSRDVRFTLSERVALEMVLVRLARAPQRIYLEELVERVEALCAGGAPEEDADPPAAAGGKDFGGIWREFLEALGQNRPLHKSYLQLATPRGCLEGVVEVVFDQTHDFHREALEEPKVKQFMETLLGGKLGAPVRLKFTVEEAAARQEAPAGASGGAKAPGKGPDPRRDPAVNRVIDHFKGTVVRVESGR; from the coding sequence ATGGCATATCTGGCTCTGGCGCGGAAGTGGAGGCCCCAGCAGTTCGACCAGGTGGTGGGGCAGGAACACGTCTCCCGAACGCTGGTCAACGCCATCGGAAAAGACCGGCTGGCGCACGCCTACCTCTTTACCGGTCCCCGCGGCATCGGCAAGACGACCATCGCCCGGATCTTCGCCAAGAGCATCAACTGCCTGGAGAGCGAAGGGCCCACCGTTTCTCCCTGCGACCGGTGCGCTTCCTGCCGGGACATCATGGACGGGGTCAGTCTCGACGTCCTCGAGATCGACGCCGCCTCCAACCGGGGCATCGACGAGATCCGGGACCTGCGCCAGTCGGCCCAGTTCGCCCCGGCGGTTTCCCGCTACAAAGTCTATATCGTGGACGAGGTCCACATGCTGACCCGCGAAGCCTTCAACGCCCTGCTCAAGATCCTGGAAGAACCCCCCGCCCACGTGATCTTCTGCCTGGCCACCACCGACCCCCAGAAGCTTCCGCCCACGATCATCTCCCGCTGCCAGCGGTTCGACCTGCGCAAGCTGGCGGAGCGGTCGCTGACGGGGAGGCTGCGGGAGATCCTGGAGCGCGACGGGATCGCCTACGAGGATGAAGCGCTGCGGCTGGTGGCCGCCAACGCCGACGGGGGGATGCGCGACGCCGAAAGCATCCTCGACCAGCTTCTGGCCTACTGCGGAGACCGGGTCACCGCCGAGGCGACGCTCGAACTCCTGGGGCTGGTTCCGGCCCGGATCCTGGCCGAGGTGGCCGCCGCCGTCGCTTCCGGGGATATCCGCGCGGTCCTGAGTCAAGCCGCCGAGATTTTCAACCAGGGATGGAGCATCCCGACCTTCACCGCCATGCTCGTCAGCGCCTTCCGCGATCTTCTCGTCTTCAAGGCATCGGGCGACGAAGACGCTCTGGCCGTTCTTCCCGCCGAAAACGCCCGGGAACTGTCGGAACGGTTCCGGCTCCCGCAGCTGGAGTACATTCTCGAGGAGCTGCTGCGTTTTTCCCGGGACGTCCGCTTCACCCTTTCCGAGCGCGTCGCCCTGGAGATGGTCCTGGTGCGCCTGGCCCGGGCCCCGCAACGGATCTACCTGGAAGAACTGGTCGAACGGGTGGAAGCGCTCTGTGCCGGAGGCGCCCCGGAGGAAGACGCCGATCCTCCCGCGGCGGCCGGCGGGAAGGACTTCGGCGGCATCTGGCGGGAGTTCCTGGAAGCCCTGGGGCAGAACCGGCCTCTCCATAAATCCTACCTCCAACTGGCCACGCCCCGGGGCTGCCTCGAGGGCGTGGTGGAAGTGGTCTTCGACCAGACTCACGATTTCCACCGGGAAGCGCTGGAGGAGCCCAAGGTCAAGCAGTTCATGGAAACCCTGCTCGGAGGGAAGCTGGGGGCCCCGGTGCGGCTGAAGTTCACGGTCGAGGAAGCGGCCGCCCGCCAGGAAGCCCCGGCCGGGGCCTCCGGGGGGGCGAAAGCCCCGGGGAAGGGGCCCGACCCCCGCCGCGACCCCGCGGTCAACCGGGTCATCGACCACTTCAAAGGGACCGTGGTCCGGGTCGAGAGCGGGCGGTAA